The Ancylobacter sp. WKF20 genome contains a region encoding:
- the lnt gene encoding apolipoprotein N-acyltransferase, with amino-acid sequence MSPAMLMPERLRAAPARLRALAALFAGAFSALAMPPFGLWPVLAATLPVLVWLVDDAARLESRGRRFRAGFIAGWLFGLGYFIAGLWWIGMAFLVQADMFVWLMPFAVVGLPAYLALFIGLGCGLASLLWSRGAERVLVLAIALTLTEWLRGHVLTGFPWNNFGYALADDLRFAQASAVIGLPGLCFLTLATLATPALLFDRDGSNVARRAPLGLAVLLLALLWGAGQWRLATTEIGTVPGARLRIMQPDLPQDQKFRYDARRSVMDRYIATSESQGGLAGVTHLFWPESAFPFFLERDSEARERIAALLPPGAVLITGAVRLGAMLPSGRPEAFNSLRIIDSDGGFAGDADKVHLVPFGEYLPFQETLESFGLEQLTRLRGGFTAGEARHLFTIPGLPPAVPLICYEAIFPDDLLPPAAEGAPAVRPGFLLNVSNDAWFGLTPGPYQHFEQARLRAIEQGLPLVRATNNGISAIVDPLGRTTGLLPLGVRGVLDGTLPTPIPATIYARYGNLIPFGVLICAALLALGMRQRTIHA; translated from the coding sequence CGGCGCTGGCCATGCCGCCTTTCGGGCTGTGGCCGGTGCTGGCGGCGACGCTCCCCGTCCTCGTCTGGCTGGTCGATGACGCCGCCCGGCTGGAGAGTCGCGGACGCCGCTTCCGCGCGGGCTTCATCGCCGGCTGGCTGTTCGGGCTCGGCTACTTCATCGCCGGCCTGTGGTGGATCGGCATGGCCTTTCTGGTCCAGGCGGACATGTTCGTCTGGCTCATGCCCTTCGCCGTGGTCGGGTTGCCGGCCTATCTCGCTCTGTTCATCGGTCTCGGCTGCGGCCTCGCCAGCCTCCTCTGGAGCCGGGGCGCCGAGCGCGTTCTGGTGCTGGCGATCGCCCTCACCCTGACCGAATGGCTGCGCGGCCATGTGCTGACCGGCTTTCCGTGGAACAATTTCGGCTACGCGCTGGCCGATGATCTGCGCTTTGCGCAGGCGAGCGCCGTCATCGGCCTGCCCGGCCTGTGCTTTCTGACGCTGGCGACCCTCGCCACCCCCGCGCTGCTGTTCGACCGGGACGGCTCAAACGTCGCGCGCCGGGCGCCGCTCGGCCTCGCCGTGCTGCTCCTCGCCCTTCTCTGGGGCGCCGGGCAATGGCGTCTGGCCACGACGGAGATCGGCACGGTGCCGGGCGCGCGGCTGCGCATCATGCAGCCGGACCTGCCGCAGGATCAGAAGTTCCGCTACGACGCGCGGCGCAGCGTGATGGATCGCTACATCGCGACCAGCGAGAGCCAGGGCGGGCTGGCGGGCGTCACGCACCTGTTCTGGCCGGAATCGGCTTTCCCCTTTTTCCTGGAGCGCGACAGCGAGGCGCGCGAGCGCATCGCCGCGCTCCTGCCGCCCGGCGCGGTGCTCATCACCGGCGCGGTGCGGCTCGGCGCGATGCTGCCAAGCGGACGGCCGGAAGCCTTCAACAGCCTGCGGATCATCGACAGCGACGGGGGCTTCGCGGGCGACGCCGATAAGGTCCACCTCGTTCCGTTCGGCGAATATCTGCCGTTTCAGGAAACGCTGGAGAGCTTCGGCCTGGAGCAGTTGACTCGCCTGCGCGGCGGCTTCACCGCCGGCGAGGCCCGCCATCTCTTCACCATTCCCGGCCTGCCGCCCGCCGTGCCGCTCATCTGCTACGAGGCGATTTTCCCGGACGACCTGCTGCCTCCCGCGGCGGAGGGCGCGCCAGCCGTTCGCCCCGGCTTCCTGCTCAACGTGTCGAATGATGCCTGGTTTGGCCTTACGCCGGGGCCCTATCAGCACTTCGAGCAGGCCCGCCTGCGGGCGATCGAGCAGGGCCTGCCGCTTGTGCGTGCCACCAATAACGGCATTTCTGCCATCGTCGACCCGCTCGGCCGCACGACCGGATTGCTACCTCTGGGTGTGCGCGGGGTGCTTGATGGCACGCTGCCGACCCCAATACCTGCGACGATTTATGCCCGATACGGCAATTTGATACCGTTCGGTGTCCTGATATGTGCTGCTCTGCTAGCACTTGGTATGCGGCAGCGCACTATACACGCTTAG
- a CDS encoding EAL domain-containing protein — MTGRAMPAPGAHLVEDAPLGAMIEQEVLRAGLDRVLRAVRRHLGMDVAFIARFGDTDRVFEYVDADGAAPIAAGQSLSLQEGYCQKVVSGELPQCIPDTAVLPATREIPATVAVPIGAHMSVPISLESGAVYGTLCCFSYVPNPDLTARDMRLMHAFADVLAARIDEALAAGARSRGLHEEIRRALEGGAPRMVFQPIYRVGGGRPGVTGVEALARFDGEPLRGPDRWFETAEAVGLRHELELAAIAHALPALERLPRALFLALNVSPCLILSGRLGPALAGVPGERLMLEVTEHATIADYAALETALCPLRARGIRLAVDDAGAGFASMRHILNLAPDMIKLDISLTRGIDGDARRRALARGLVAFAHDIGCAIAAEGVETPAELDTLRGLGVDEAQGYLLDPPLGLDEVLRRRPAASAA, encoded by the coding sequence ATGACCGGACGTGCCATGCCGGCGCCGGGCGCCCATCTCGTCGAGGACGCTCCGCTCGGCGCCATGATCGAGCAGGAAGTGCTGCGCGCCGGCCTCGACCGGGTGCTGCGGGCCGTGCGCCGTCATCTCGGCATGGATGTCGCCTTCATCGCCCGCTTTGGCGATACCGACCGGGTGTTCGAATATGTCGATGCCGACGGCGCCGCGCCCATCGCGGCCGGGCAGAGCCTGTCGCTTCAGGAAGGCTATTGCCAGAAGGTGGTGAGCGGGGAGCTGCCGCAATGCATCCCCGACACCGCGGTCCTGCCGGCGACACGGGAAATCCCCGCGACCGTGGCGGTGCCGATCGGCGCCCATATGAGCGTGCCGATCAGCCTGGAGAGCGGGGCCGTCTATGGCACGCTGTGCTGCTTCAGCTATGTGCCCAATCCCGATCTGACCGCGAGGGACATGCGGCTGATGCACGCCTTCGCCGACGTGCTGGCCGCGCGCATCGACGAGGCGCTGGCCGCCGGCGCGCGCAGCCGTGGCCTGCATGAGGAGATCCGCCGGGCGCTGGAGGGCGGCGCGCCGCGCATGGTGTTCCAGCCGATCTACCGCGTCGGTGGGGGCCGTCCGGGCGTGACCGGGGTGGAGGCGCTGGCCCGCTTCGATGGCGAGCCGCTGCGCGGGCCGGACCGCTGGTTCGAGACCGCCGAGGCCGTAGGATTGCGGCACGAGCTGGAGCTGGCCGCCATCGCCCATGCGCTGCCGGCGCTGGAGCGGCTGCCGCGCGCGCTCTTCCTGGCGCTGAACGTGTCGCCGTGCCTCATCCTGTCGGGGCGTCTCGGGCCGGCGCTGGCGGGCGTGCCGGGCGAGCGGCTGATGCTGGAGGTCACCGAACACGCCACCATCGCCGATTATGCCGCGCTCGAGACGGCGCTGTGCCCGTTGCGCGCCCGGGGAATCCGCCTCGCGGTGGACGATGCCGGGGCGGGCTTCGCCAGCATGCGGCACATCCTCAATCTCGCGCCGGATATGATCAAGCTCGATATCAGCCTGACGCGCGGCATTGACGGCGATGCCCGCCGGCGGGCGCTGGCGCGCGGGCTGGTCGCCTTCGCCCATGACATCGGATGCGCCATCGCCGCCGAGGGCGTGGAGACGCCGGCCGAACTCGACACGCTGCGGGGCCTCGGCGTGGACGAGGCGCAGGGCTATCTGCTCGACCCGCCACTCGGGCTCGACGAGGTGCTGCGCCGCCGCCCGGCCGCCAGCGCGGCGTGA
- a CDS encoding MFS transporter: MSQPPASAPAPTASLAARAPLLVVLCGCMIAMLTFGPRASSGIFLLPMTGEYGWGRDTFGLAIAIQNLLWGVGTPFAGAVADRFGVVRVLWAGAALYALGLIAMAYAATPGALHLSAGMMIGFGLSGCSFNIVLAAFGKVLPEKWRPMAFGAGTAAGSFGQFLFPPLAAGLNASIGWHETLIVFGVTMLLVMPFATALATPSAAPRAGEARPQSIGAALGEAFRHPSYIFLVLGFFTCGFQLAFVTTHLPAYLADRGLSLAIGGWTLAVIGLANMVGSLSSGWLSSRMSRRYLLAAIYFARGVAIAVFVLLPASPVTSIGFGIVLGLLWLSTVPPTSGLVMLMFGTRYLAMLYGFAFFSHQVGGFLGVWLGGLLYEKLGSYDGVWWLSVALSFASAIINLPIVERPVARETQPA; encoded by the coding sequence ATGAGCCAGCCCCCCGCGTCTGCCCCCGCGCCGACCGCCTCGCTTGCCGCCCGCGCGCCGCTGCTGGTGGTGCTGTGCGGCTGCATGATCGCCATGCTGACCTTCGGGCCGCGCGCCTCCTCCGGCATCTTCCTGCTGCCGATGACCGGGGAATATGGCTGGGGGCGCGACACGTTCGGCCTCGCCATCGCCATCCAGAACCTGCTCTGGGGCGTCGGCACGCCCTTTGCCGGCGCGGTGGCCGACCGGTTCGGCGTGGTGCGCGTGCTGTGGGCCGGCGCCGCGCTCTATGCGCTCGGGCTGATCGCCATGGCCTATGCGGCGACGCCGGGCGCGCTGCACCTCTCCGCCGGCATGATGATCGGCTTCGGCCTCTCCGGCTGCTCCTTCAACATCGTGCTCGCCGCCTTCGGCAAAGTGCTGCCGGAGAAGTGGCGGCCCATGGCGTTCGGCGCGGGCACGGCGGCGGGCTCCTTCGGCCAGTTCCTGTTTCCGCCGCTCGCCGCCGGGCTGAATGCGAGCATCGGCTGGCACGAGACGCTGATCGTCTTCGGCGTCACCATGCTGCTGGTCATGCCCTTCGCCACGGCGCTGGCGACGCCGAGCGCCGCCCCCCGCGCCGGCGAGGCGCGCCCGCAATCCATTGGCGCGGCGCTGGGCGAGGCGTTCCGCCACCCGAGCTACATCTTCCTGGTGCTGGGCTTCTTCACCTGCGGCTTCCAGCTCGCCTTCGTGACCACCCATCTGCCGGCCTATCTCGCTGATCGTGGCCTCTCGCTCGCCATTGGCGGCTGGACGCTGGCGGTGATCGGCCTCGCCAATATGGTGGGCTCGCTCTCCTCCGGCTGGCTGTCGAGCCGGATGTCGCGGCGCTATCTGCTGGCGGCGATCTATTTCGCCCGCGGCGTCGCCATCGCTGTCTTCGTGCTGCTGCCGGCGAGCCCCGTCACCTCCATCGGCTTCGGCATCGTGCTCGGCCTGCTCTGGCTTTCCACCGTGCCGCCGACCTCGGGGCTGGTGATGCTGATGTTCGGCACGCGCTACCTCGCCATGCTCTATGGCTTCGCCTTCTTCAGCCACCAGGTTGGCGGCTTCCTTGGCGTGTGGCTGGGCGGCCTGCTCTATGAGAAGCTCGGCTCCTATGACGGCGTCTGGTGGCTCTCGGTAGCGCTGAGCTTCGCCTCCGCCATCATCAACCTGCCCATCGTCGAGCGCCCGGTCGCCCGCGAGACGCAACCGGCCTGA
- the metK gene encoding methionine adenosyltransferase: protein MSRQAYLFTSESVSEGHPDKVCDRISDEIVDAYFRAAVDNGFDPTQVRVAAETLATTNRVVIAGETRGPSSVTPELIDSLARKAIKEIGYEQDGFHWENAKIEILLHAQSADIAQGVDIAGNKDEGAGDQGIMFGYAVNETPELMPAPIFYAHKILKVLADARHSGAAKQLGPDAKSQVTVRYENGKPVGVTQIVLSTQHLDESMTSQDVRALVEPYILTALPDGWVDIDTVWHVNPTGKFVIGGPDGDCGLTGRKIIVDTYGGAAPHGGGAFSGKDPTKVDRSAAYAARYLAKNVVAAGLADRATIQLAYAIGVSDPLAIYVDLHGTGNVAEDKLEEVLREVVNLRPRGIREHLGLNKPIYARTAAYGHFGRAPDADGGFSWESTDLVAALKSALA from the coding sequence GTGTCCCGCCAAGCCTATCTTTTCACGAGTGAATCGGTCTCCGAAGGGCATCCCGACAAGGTGTGCGACCGGATCTCGGACGAGATCGTGGACGCCTATTTCCGCGCCGCCGTCGATAATGGCTTCGATCCGACGCAGGTGCGCGTGGCCGCTGAAACGCTCGCCACCACCAACCGCGTCGTCATCGCCGGCGAAACCCGTGGCCCCTCCTCCGTGACGCCCGAGCTCATCGACAGCCTCGCCCGCAAGGCGATCAAAGAGATCGGTTACGAGCAGGACGGGTTCCACTGGGAAAACGCCAAGATCGAGATTCTCCTGCACGCCCAGTCTGCCGACATCGCGCAGGGCGTCGACATCGCCGGCAACAAGGATGAGGGCGCGGGCGATCAGGGCATCATGTTCGGTTATGCGGTCAACGAGACCCCCGAGCTGATGCCGGCCCCCATCTTCTACGCCCACAAGATCCTCAAGGTGCTGGCCGATGCGCGCCACTCCGGGGCCGCCAAGCAGCTCGGCCCGGATGCGAAGAGCCAGGTCACCGTGCGCTATGAGAACGGCAAGCCGGTCGGCGTGACGCAGATCGTGCTCTCGACCCAGCATCTGGACGAGAGCATGACCTCGCAGGACGTGCGCGCGCTGGTCGAGCCCTACATCCTCACGGCGTTGCCGGATGGTTGGGTCGATATCGACACCGTCTGGCACGTGAACCCGACCGGCAAGTTCGTCATCGGCGGCCCGGACGGCGATTGCGGCCTCACCGGCCGCAAGATCATCGTCGATACCTATGGTGGCGCGGCCCCGCATGGCGGCGGCGCTTTCTCGGGCAAGGATCCGACCAAGGTCGACCGCTCGGCCGCCTATGCCGCGCGCTACCTCGCCAAGAACGTGGTCGCGGCCGGCCTCGCCGACCGCGCGACCATCCAGCTCGCCTATGCCATCGGCGTTTCTGATCCGCTGGCGATCTATGTCGACCTTCACGGCACCGGCAACGTCGCCGAGGACAAGCTGGAGGAGGTGCTGCGCGAGGTGGTCAATCTGCGTCCCCGCGGCATCCGCGAGCATCTCGGCCTCAACAAGCCGATCTATGCGCGCACCGCCGCCTATGGCCATTTCGGCCGGGCGCCGGACGCCGATGGCGGCTTCTCCTGGGAAAGCACCGATCTCGTTGCCGCGCTGAAGTCGGCTCTCGCCTGA
- a CDS encoding tRNA (guanine(46)-N(7))-methyltransferase TrmB yields the protein MSDDGASPPRELAFYGRRKGKPLRAQQAAHLAQELPSLAIAPEDLDGRPLASLFRVPVRAVRLEIGFGGGEHLLARARANPDIGYIGAEAFLNGIAKVTAAVAETGLDNLRLHGDDVVPLLDRLPAGSLDQIDLLYPDPWPKRRHWKRRFVRADNIARFARLLALGGRFRFATDIEHYAAWTLSRLAGDPRFAWTAERADDWRQPWAGWPGTRYEAKAKREGRTPGYYEFLRI from the coding sequence CTGAGCGACGACGGCGCATCGCCGCCGCGCGAGCTCGCCTTTTATGGCCGGCGCAAGGGCAAGCCGCTGCGGGCGCAGCAGGCGGCGCATCTGGCGCAGGAACTGCCCTCGCTCGCCATCGCGCCGGAGGATCTGGACGGGCGCCCGCTGGCGAGCCTGTTCCGCGTTCCGGTGCGCGCGGTGCGGCTGGAGATCGGCTTCGGCGGCGGCGAGCATCTGCTGGCGCGGGCGCGCGCCAATCCCGACATCGGCTATATCGGCGCCGAGGCGTTTCTCAACGGCATCGCCAAGGTGACGGCGGCGGTGGCCGAGACCGGGCTCGACAATCTGCGCCTGCACGGCGACGACGTGGTTCCTCTGCTCGACCGCCTGCCCGCCGGCTCGCTCGACCAGATCGACCTGCTTTATCCGGACCCCTGGCCGAAGCGCCGCCATTGGAAGCGCCGCTTCGTGCGGGCCGACAACATCGCGCGCTTCGCCCGTCTGCTCGCCCTCGGCGGGCGCTTCCGCTTCGCGACCGACATCGAGCATTACGCCGCCTGGACGCTGTCGCGCCTTGCCGGCGACCCGCGCTTTGCCTGGACCGCCGAGCGCGCCGACGACTGGCGCCAGCCCTGGGCCGGCTGGCCCGGCACGCGCTATGAGGCCAAGGCGAAGCGCGAAGGACGGACACCGGGCTATTACGAGTTCCTGCGCATCTGA
- a CDS encoding universal stress protein: MPRTRQSFAPGHRRKFLVMVDGTPECDRAVTYAARRAARTQGGLVLLAVLELTDAPAQWLGVANLMRAEETDKAEMRLAHYVARARSVAGVEAETVIREGSVAEALHAVVEADEDIAILALASAAGSDGPGPLLTALVSGHWALPIPITIVPGTLTDADIEALA; the protein is encoded by the coding sequence ATGCCCCGCACCCGCCAGAGTTTCGCGCCCGGCCACCGCCGCAAGTTCCTGGTCATGGTCGACGGCACGCCGGAATGCGACCGCGCCGTCACCTATGCCGCGCGCCGCGCCGCCCGCACGCAAGGCGGGCTGGTGCTGCTGGCGGTGCTGGAACTCACTGACGCGCCGGCGCAATGGCTCGGCGTCGCCAATCTGATGCGGGCGGAGGAGACCGACAAGGCGGAGATGCGCCTCGCCCATTACGTCGCCCGCGCCCGCTCCGTCGCCGGCGTCGAGGCCGAGACGGTGATCCGCGAGGGCAGCGTCGCCGAAGCGCTGCATGCGGTGGTCGAGGCCGATGAAGACATCGCCATCCTCGCTCTAGCGAGCGCCGCCGGCTCCGACGGCCCCGGCCCTCTCCTCACCGCCCTCGTCTCCGGCCACTGGGCGCTGCCCATCCCCATCACCATCGTGCCGGGCACCCTGACCGACGCCGACATCGAGGCGCTGGCCTAG
- the trpS gene encoding tryptophan--tRNA ligase, with translation MEFKQRVFSGVQPTGNLHLGNYLGAIKRFVELQDSYDCIYCVVDMHAITVWQDPAELKKQIREVTAAFIAAGIDPTRHIVFNQSQVSAHAELAWVFNCVARLGWLNRMTQFKDKAGKDRENASVGLYAYPNLMAADILIYRATHVPVGEDQKQHLELTRDIAQKFNNDFGPSIAAHGLGESFFPLTEPLIGGPAARVMSLRDGAKKMSKSDPSDLSRINLTDDADAVASKIRKAKTDPEPLPSEADGLKGRPEAENLVGIYAALAGSEKAAVLAEFGGGQFSTFKAALVDLAVAKLGPIGGEMKRLMDDPAHIDAILRDGAARARVIADETLGQVKDIVGFVR, from the coding sequence ATGGAATTCAAGCAGCGCGTCTTTTCCGGCGTCCAGCCCACCGGAAACCTGCATCTCGGCAATTATCTCGGCGCCATCAAGCGCTTCGTCGAGCTGCAGGACAGCTATGACTGCATCTATTGCGTCGTGGACATGCATGCCATCACCGTCTGGCAGGATCCGGCCGAGCTGAAGAAGCAGATCCGCGAGGTCACCGCCGCCTTCATCGCCGCCGGCATCGACCCCACGCGCCACATCGTCTTCAACCAGAGCCAGGTCTCGGCCCATGCCGAGCTCGCCTGGGTGTTCAACTGCGTCGCCCGCCTCGGCTGGCTCAACCGCATGACCCAGTTCAAGGACAAGGCCGGCAAGGACCGCGAGAACGCCTCGGTCGGGCTCTACGCCTACCCGAACCTGATGGCCGCCGACATCCTGATCTACCGCGCCACCCATGTGCCGGTCGGCGAGGACCAGAAGCAGCATCTGGAGCTGACGCGCGACATCGCGCAGAAATTCAACAACGACTTCGGCCCCTCCATCGCCGCCCATGGCCTTGGCGAGAGCTTCTTCCCGCTCACCGAGCCGCTGATCGGCGGGCCGGCGGCGCGCGTCATGAGCCTGCGCGACGGCGCCAAGAAGATGTCGAAGTCCGACCCCTCCGACCTCTCGCGCATCAACCTCACGGATGATGCCGACGCCGTCGCCTCGAAGATCCGCAAGGCCAAGACCGATCCCGAGCCGCTGCCCTCCGAGGCCGACGGACTCAAGGGCCGGCCGGAGGCGGAAAACCTCGTCGGCATCTATGCCGCGCTCGCCGGCTCGGAGAAGGCGGCGGTGCTCGCCGAATTCGGCGGCGGCCAGTTCTCCACCTTCAAGGCGGCGCTGGTCGATCTCGCGGTCGCCAAGCTCGGTCCGATCGGCGGCGAGATGAAGCGGCTGATGGACGATCCCGCCCATATCGACGCCATCCTGCGCGACGGCGCCGCCCGTGCCCGCGTCATCGCCGACGAGACCCTCGGCCAGGTGAAGGACATTGTCGGCTTCGTGCGCTGA
- a CDS encoding DoxX family protein has protein sequence MIDTRSAPYGVFLLRVALGAMWVSHALLKYAVFTIPGFAGYLGSLGLPAGLAWPVFLAELIGGLLIISGVYARHVALLLIPVMAGAMSVHIPNGWLFSSTGGGWEYPGFLIVTSFALWLIGDGAFALRSRPLLFVGRPATA, from the coding sequence ATGATCGACACCCGCTCCGCGCCCTATGGCGTGTTCCTGCTCCGCGTCGCGCTCGGCGCCATGTGGGTCTCCCATGCCCTTCTGAAATATGCGGTTTTCACCATTCCGGGCTTCGCCGGCTATCTCGGCAGCCTCGGCCTGCCGGCCGGCCTCGCCTGGCCGGTGTTCCTCGCCGAGCTGATCGGCGGTTTGCTCATCATTTCAGGGGTTTACGCCCGCCACGTCGCCCTGCTGCTGATCCCGGTCATGGCCGGCGCGATGAGCGTGCACATCCCCAATGGCTGGCTGTTCTCCTCCACCGGCGGCGGCTGGGAATATCCCGGCTTCCTGATCGTAACCTCTTTTGCGCTCTGGCTTATTGGCGACGGCGCCTTCGCCCTGCGCTCGCGCCCGCTGCTCTTCGTCGGCCGCCCCGCCACCGCCTGA
- a CDS encoding phage holin family protein: MLRFLLGMVGVELRHTARRAAITGLLFALGALMLSGAAIAFLTAFYILLAVRYDPIVAGFIIGGICLILALIFFFIAYVRLRSPRRTVSYGNVAGLAARAPVSRPVAVVDPAAVPTRPVGSTTVIAVAAGAALLGLILGRRI, translated from the coding sequence ATGCTCCGCTTCCTGCTTGGCATGGTCGGCGTCGAACTGCGTCATACGGCGCGGCGGGCGGCCATTACCGGCCTGCTCTTTGCGCTCGGCGCGCTCATGCTGAGCGGGGCGGCCATCGCCTTCCTGACCGCTTTCTACATCCTTCTGGCGGTCCGCTACGATCCGATCGTCGCCGGGTTCATCATCGGCGGGATTTGCCTCATCCTGGCGCTGATCTTCTTCTTCATCGCCTATGTGCGCCTGCGCTCGCCGCGTCGCACGGTAAGCTATGGGAATGTGGCCGGCCTTGCCGCGCGGGCGCCGGTTTCGCGCCCGGTCGCCGTGGTCGATCCCGCCGCTGTGCCGACGCGCCCCGTCGGTTCCACAACTGTGATCGCGGTTGCCGCGGGAGCAGCACTCCTCGGCCTTATTCTTGGCCGACGCATCTGA
- a CDS encoding helix-turn-helix domain-containing protein — translation MTKKSPNPIDKHVGSRVRMRRMMVGMSQEKLGENLGITFQQIQKYEKGTNRIGASRLQHISSVLGVPISFFFDGAPSAQPAAQGFADDASPAYVSDFLATAEGISLTRAFLKITDAKVRRRIVDLVEALAGESAT, via the coding sequence ATGACCAAGAAATCTCCGAACCCCATCGATAAGCATGTGGGCAGCCGTGTTCGGATGCGCCGCATGATGGTCGGCATGAGCCAGGAGAAATTGGGCGAGAATCTCGGTATCACCTTCCAGCAGATTCAGAAATACGAGAAGGGCACAAACCGCATCGGAGCCAGCCGGCTTCAGCATATTTCCTCGGTTCTGGGCGTACCGATCTCGTTTTTCTTCGATGGCGCGCCGAGCGCCCAGCCGGCCGCGCAGGGCTTCGCCGACGACGCCTCCCCGGCCTATGTTTCCGACTTCCTCGCGACTGCCGAAGGCATTTCGCTGACCCGCGCCTTCCTCAAAATCACCGACGCCAAGGTGCGTCGCCGCATTGTCGATCTTGTGGAAGCACTGGCTGGCGAGAGCGCAACCTGA
- a CDS encoding tetratricopeptide repeat protein, which produces MTFRRLSLRPGAALLATLAALGATPVLAEAPPDAFIAHSAPAGNYLAARLATAERDTPAAAAYYRALARTFPRSGEILERAFLAVLSQGNIDEAVDYAQRIVRIDPDHSLARLVLGVRAIKSKQFVTARSNLRRAGGQGAIAELNATLLGAWTQYGSGNPRAGVTAIDELKGPEWYAGFKDFHAGLLLDAAGAKREAGPRLEAALKLDPRTLRVVDAYGRWASRSGNKKLAIDTYEAFDKLVPNDPLVAQELADLNAGKTLAPLITTANGGAAEVLYGLGAALGRQGGEDLALIYLQLGHWLDPSHPLIEITLADLFESLKRYDEAIALYREVDKDSPFKVNAEVQLGLNLEQTGNFDEARKILTGVVAANPKDLRAMMALGDVLRSNEKYAEAAEVYSQAIAQLQAPTGNNWMLYYFRGTCYERTKQWDKSEADLKKALELKPDQPHVLNYLGYSWVDQGINLEAGLDMIRKAVELRPDDGFFIDSLGWAYYRLGRYDDAVRELERAVELKPNETVINDHLGDAYWKVGRKLEARFKWSHAKDLKPDAEELVQIDRKLAVGLDEAEKLKDQKPDVQKTEAPAEPTQKAEAATPAPAAAPAPAEAKPDGGG; this is translated from the coding sequence TTGACGTTCCGCCGTTTGTCGCTGCGGCCCGGTGCGGCCCTTCTCGCGACCCTTGCCGCGCTTGGCGCGACACCGGTTCTGGCGGAGGCGCCTCCGGACGCCTTCATTGCCCATTCCGCACCCGCCGGCAATTATCTCGCCGCCCGCCTTGCCACCGCCGAGCGCGACACGCCGGCGGCCGCCGCCTATTACCGCGCTCTGGCCCGCACCTTCCCGCGCAGCGGCGAAATTCTTGAGCGCGCCTTCCTCGCGGTGTTGTCGCAGGGCAATATCGACGAGGCGGTGGATTACGCCCAGCGCATCGTGCGCATTGATCCCGACCACTCGCTGGCGCGGCTGGTGCTTGGCGTGCGCGCCATCAAGTCCAAGCAGTTCGTCACCGCCCGCAGCAATCTGCGCCGGGCCGGCGGCCAGGGTGCCATCGCCGAGCTGAACGCCACGCTCCTCGGGGCCTGGACGCAATATGGCTCGGGTAATCCGCGCGCCGGCGTCACCGCGATCGACGAGCTGAAGGGGCCGGAATGGTATGCCGGCTTCAAGGATTTCCACGCCGGTCTGCTGCTCGACGCGGCCGGCGCCAAGCGCGAGGCCGGCCCCCGGCTTGAAGCGGCGCTGAAGCTCGATCCGCGCACGTTGCGCGTGGTCGATGCCTATGGCCGCTGGGCGTCGCGCTCGGGCAACAAAAAGCTCGCCATCGACACTTATGAGGCGTTCGACAAGCTGGTGCCGAATGATCCGCTGGTCGCGCAGGAACTGGCCGATCTGAACGCCGGCAAGACGCTCGCCCCGCTCATCACCACCGCGAATGGCGGTGCGGCCGAGGTGCTGTACGGGCTGGGCGCGGCGCTGGGGCGGCAGGGCGGCGAGGATCTCGCGCTCATCTACCTGCAGCTTGGCCACTGGCTTGATCCCTCGCACCCGCTGATCGAGATCACCCTCGCCGATCTTTTCGAGAGCCTGAAGCGCTATGACGAGGCCATCGCGCTCTATCGGGAGGTCGACAAGGACTCGCCCTTCAAGGTCAATGCCGAGGTGCAGCTCGGGCTCAATCTCGAGCAGACCGGCAATTTCGACGAGGCCCGCAAGATCCTGACCGGCGTCGTCGCGGCCAATCCGAAAGACCTGCGCGCCATGATGGCGCTCGGCGACGTTCTGCGTTCCAACGAGAAATATGCCGAGGCCGCCGAGGTCTACTCGCAGGCCATTGCCCAGCTTCAGGCGCCCACCGGCAATAATTGGATGCTCTATTACTTCCGGGGCACCTGTTATGAGCGCACCAAGCAGTGGGACAAGTCGGAAGCAGACCTGAAAAAGGCGCTGGAGCTGAAGCCCGACCAGCCGCATGTGCTGAACTATCTGGGCTATAGCTGGGTCGACCAGGGCATCAACCTGGAGGCCGGGCTCGACATGATCCGCAAGGCGGTCGAGCTGCGGCCGGATGACGGCTTCTTCATCGACAGTCTCGGCTGGGCCTATTACCGCCTCGGCCGTTATGACGATGCGGTGCGTGAACTTGAGCGCGCCGTTGAGTTGAAGCCGAATGAAACGGTGATCAACGACCACCTTGGCGACGCTTACTGGAAGGTTGGCCGTAAACTTGAGGCGCGCTTCAAGTGGAGCCACGCCAAAGACCTGAAGCCGGACGCGGAAGAGCTTGTGCAGATCGACCGAAAGCTAGCGGTCGGGCTCGATGAGGCGGAAAAGCTGAAGGATCAGAAGCCGGACGTGCAGAAGACCGAGGCGCCGGCCGAGCCGACGCAGAAGGCCGAAGCTGCGACGCCGGCCCCGGCCGCCGCGCCGGCACCGGCCGAGGCGAAGCCCGACGGCGGCGGCTAA